One stretch of Kwoniella pini CBS 10737 chromosome 3, complete sequence DNA includes these proteins:
- a CDS encoding pyridoxamine 5'-phosphate oxidase — protein sequence MSSVQHLYGTPAPQPSNGSKNSTESGDAPEKLHLTSHNQYKTPRLLREDLNPNPLIQFNKWLSSALNPKDNESPIVIEPEAMTISTTTKKGIPSSRIVLLKTVDEKGFIFFTNYNSRKSKELIENPYASLAFYWREISKSVRVIGNVEKITRKESEEYFQSRPRGSQIGAWSSPQSTIVKEGQVQSIVDEKAKEFGENEKIDCPDFWGGWRIVPFEIEFWSGQPSRLHDRFRYTREEGSSGDWEINRLAP from the exons ATGTCATCAGTGCAACATTTATACGGTACACCTGCTCCTCAGCCTTCCAATGGATCTAAAAACTCTACCGAGTCTGGAGATGCACCAGAGAAACTTCATTTGACATCTCATAATCAATATAAAACTCCACGTTTATTAAGAGAAGATCTTAATCCTAATcctttaattcaatttaataAATGGTTATCATCAGCATTAAATCctaaagataatgaaagTCCAATAGTTATCGAACCAGAAGCAATGacaatttcaacaacaacaaaaaaagGTATACCTTCAAGTAGAATTGTTTTATTAAAAACagttgatgaaaaaggttttattttttttacaaattataattcaagaaaatcaaaagaattaattgaaaatcctTATGCAAGTTTAGCTTTTTATTGGAgagaaatttcaaaatctgTTAGAGTAATTGGAAATGTAGaaaaaattacaagaaaagaaagtgaagaatATTTTCAAAGTAGACCTAGAGGAAGTCAAATTGGTGCTTGGTCTAGTCCACAATCTACAATAGTTAAAGAAGGTCAAGTACAAAGTATAGTagatgaaaaagcaaaagaatttggtgaaaatgaaaagattgattgTCCAGATTTCTGGGGAGGTTGGAGAATTGTTCCTTT CGAGATAGAATTCTGGTCAGGTCAACCTTCTCGATTACATGATCGATTCAGGTATActagagaagaaggatcaagtGGTGATTGGGAGATCAACAGGTTGGCACCATAA